A DNA window from Maribellus comscasis contains the following coding sequences:
- a CDS encoding alpha-L-fucosidase, producing MKTILKALLMLLIVQIAVAQKTEEFPKIHTKEWEKMNASKKPTIDWFKDSKYGMFIHWGLYSLQGGIWKGKKMEEMRPPFVAEWIMHAAQVSRNEYKKLANEFNPVKFNADSIAFLAKEAGMKYLVITSKHHDGFALYDSKVSDFDVMNTPFKRDIISELQNACNKQGIAFGIYYSHNIDWMDGSDAQSVEFAMRNPDASDHEKTFGANTWDPSPNTFDDYLQKKAFPQVKELMQNYPGMKMLWYDMPWRMKPEQSFTFYKIVYDLQPQIIITERIGNGFGDYFIPGDNVIPDDRDKITKPWETVGTHNNSWGYKSYDNDWKTPDEILYWLLEIVSRGGNYMLNIGPTSEGVVPDQSVYNLLEVGKWLKINGEAVYGTRKWKITKEGSTQIQMKGTGDRKKQGFKNNFAPEDFWFTEKNGKVYAIAIKYPESEALIKCMSINLVGNIKSAKMLGSQSSLSWEQTDKGLKIKLPRERPNKYGYVIEISL from the coding sequence ATGAAGACAATATTGAAGGCTCTGTTAATGCTTTTGATAGTGCAAATAGCCGTTGCACAAAAAACAGAAGAATTCCCTAAAATACATACAAAGGAGTGGGAAAAAATGAATGCCTCCAAGAAACCTACTATTGATTGGTTCAAAGATTCCAAGTACGGCATGTTTATTCATTGGGGCTTATATTCTCTACAAGGAGGGATATGGAAAGGTAAAAAGATGGAGGAGATGCGTCCTCCTTTTGTAGCAGAATGGATTATGCATGCGGCTCAAGTCTCCAGAAATGAATATAAAAAGCTTGCTAATGAATTCAATCCAGTGAAATTCAATGCCGATTCTATTGCCTTTCTTGCGAAAGAAGCAGGAATGAAATACTTGGTTATTACTTCCAAGCACCATGATGGTTTTGCTCTGTATGACTCGAAAGTAAGCGACTTTGATGTGATGAACACACCTTTTAAAAGGGATATTATCAGTGAACTGCAGAATGCCTGCAACAAACAGGGTATTGCATTTGGTATATATTACTCCCATAATATCGATTGGATGGATGGCTCAGATGCGCAATCGGTTGAATTTGCAATGAGAAATCCCGACGCCAGCGATCATGAAAAAACATTTGGTGCAAATACCTGGGATCCCTCACCTAATACGTTTGATGATTATTTACAAAAAAAAGCATTTCCGCAGGTCAAAGAGCTAATGCAAAATTATCCCGGAATGAAAATGCTTTGGTACGATATGCCCTGGCGTATGAAACCCGAACAAAGTTTTACTTTTTATAAAATTGTATACGACCTACAGCCCCAAATCATTATTACCGAACGCATCGGAAATGGATTCGGCGATTATTTTATACCAGGTGACAATGTTATTCCAGATGACAGAGATAAAATTACCAAACCATGGGAAACAGTAGGAACCCATAATAACTCATGGGGATATAAGTCGTATGACAACGATTGGAAAACTCCGGATGAGATATTGTACTGGCTTCTTGAAATTGTATCAAGAGGTGGGAACTACATGCTAAATATTGGACCTACCAGCGAAGGTGTTGTCCCCGATCAAAGTGTGTACAATCTCCTGGAAGTGGGTAAATGGTTAAAAATAAATGGCGAGGCTGTCTATGGTACGCGGAAATGGAAGATAACTAAAGAAGGGTCTACGCAAATACAAATGAAAGGAACAGGTGACCGTAAAAAACAGGGATTTAAAAACAATTTTGCACCTGAAGATTTTTGGTTCACTGAAAAAAATGGAAAAGTTTATGCTATAGCAATTAAATACCCGGAGTCGGAGGCACTGATTAAATGTATGAGCATTAATTTGGTAGGAAATATCAAATCAGCGAAAATGCTGGGTAGTCAATCTTCATTAAGTTGGGAACAGACGGATAAAGGATTGAAAATAAAATTACCAAGGGAACGTCCAAATAAATATGGATATGTGATTGAAATAAGCTTATGA
- a CDS encoding sulfatase-like hydrolase/transferase, producing MKFKILTVALLILLNIINGCHVDVKSGIDKKKLSEKPNIIFLLADDLRSTALGCMGNSHVITPNIDELAGQSVMFLNAYHVAPICMPSRTSIMTGKYLGTHGSGFDRPTNYVITKEEFETSYPVLLRNSGYYTGFIGKFGFAVSEGPEKLVDKGYENKQEYMPKKHFDVWNGFPGQGSYRLGKGGTFNGYENIWHSDHLNEFMGHQAIEFIEKANKENKPFCLSVSFKAPHAPFDPQEQFRKLYDKEKIPRMNNDSPEYYYELPKVVQLKSRNADWYFGRMNRPDWHIEIDSTYEMFIKNYYSLITGLDNVVGQIRQKVDDLGIAGKTVIIFTSDNGFFCGSRQLMGKAILYDESAKAPLIVYDPRYMKEKKGITEQGLVSIIDIAPTILSLADVAKPESMPGESIMPIVWNEKEEINDAVYGENNFDNNQPVISEVKNPDNYQSIRSKYVRTKNFKYIRYPECHPEIEELFEINKDTLEANNLVHLPEYEDIVREMREKLDSFEKEYVRYHNTP from the coding sequence ATGAAGTTCAAGATTTTAACTGTTGCTCTGCTAATTTTACTCAATATTATCAACGGTTGTCATGTCGATGTAAAATCAGGCATAGATAAAAAAAAATTATCTGAAAAGCCCAATATTATCTTTTTATTGGCCGACGACCTTAGAAGTACAGCGCTGGGGTGTATGGGTAATAGTCATGTTATTACTCCTAACATAGACGAACTGGCCGGGCAGTCGGTAATGTTTTTAAATGCCTACCACGTGGCCCCCATTTGTATGCCCAGCCGCACCTCGATAATGACGGGTAAATACCTGGGAACGCATGGTTCAGGTTTTGACAGACCAACCAATTATGTAATCACGAAAGAAGAGTTTGAAACATCCTATCCGGTATTGCTCAGGAATTCAGGATATTACACCGGTTTTATCGGTAAATTCGGTTTTGCTGTTTCTGAAGGTCCTGAAAAGTTAGTGGATAAGGGATACGAAAACAAACAAGAATACATGCCAAAAAAACATTTTGATGTTTGGAATGGATTCCCAGGACAAGGGAGTTATCGCCTCGGTAAAGGAGGCACTTTTAACGGTTATGAAAATATATGGCATTCGGACCACCTAAATGAATTTATGGGGCATCAGGCCATCGAATTTATTGAAAAAGCAAACAAGGAAAATAAACCCTTTTGCCTTTCCGTAAGTTTTAAAGCCCCGCATGCACCCTTCGATCCACAGGAACAGTTTCGTAAGCTATATGACAAGGAGAAAATTCCGCGTATGAACAATGATTCGCCAGAATATTATTACGAGTTGCCCAAAGTTGTGCAGCTAAAAAGCAGGAATGCAGATTGGTATTTTGGCAGGATGAACCGGCCCGACTGGCACATAGAGATTGACAGCACTTACGAAATGTTCATCAAAAATTATTATTCATTAATTACAGGCCTTGACAATGTGGTAGGACAAATACGTCAGAAAGTGGATGATCTAGGAATAGCCGGAAAAACTGTTATCATTTTTACATCTGACAACGGTTTCTTTTGTGGTTCGAGGCAATTGATGGGGAAAGCTATTTTGTACGATGAATCAGCCAAAGCACCGTTGATTGTGTATGATCCACGCTATATGAAAGAAAAAAAAGGAATAACGGAACAAGGCTTGGTTTCTATTATTGATATTGCTCCTACTATTTTGAGCCTTGCCGATGTTGCCAAACCCGAAAGTATGCCTGGCGAAAGTATTATGCCTATTGTTTGGAACGAGAAGGAAGAAATTAATGATGCTGTTTATGGTGAAAATAATTTTGATAACAATCAACCTGTAATTTCTGAAGTCAAAAATCCAGATAACTACCAATCGATTCGTTCCAAATATGTGCGGACAAAGAATTTTAAATACATCCGGTACCCGGAATGCCACCCAGAGATAGAGGAGTTATTTGAAATTAATAAGGATACACTGGAAGCCAACAATCTTGTTCATCTGCCAGAATATGAAGATATAGTAAGGGAAATGAGGGAAAAACTGGATTCATTTGAAAAGGAATATGTAAGATATCATAATACGCCTTAA
- a CDS encoding alpha-L-fucosidase, with product MKKIIILIALLNAFTPMIFAQKNIAQDERMEWWRDARFGMFIHWGLYAIPAGEWEGKEYPQIGEWIMKNARIPVAEYEKLAQQFNPVKFNAHDFVMTAKNAGMKYITITSKHHDGFAMFKSEASKYNIVDATPYGKDVIKALADECHKQELKLCFYYSQSRDWHEPNGLDNDWDFPKERDFQKYLDEKVKPQLTELLTNYGLVGMIWFDTPMTISEEQAQSLKNLVRSLQPACIISGRLGGGVETDYKSTGDNVIPAETVSGDWEVPATLNNTWGFKKNDHNWKSPEALTRLLFDIAAKGGNYLLNVGPTAEGVIPQASVDILAKVGKWMKTNSECIYGTKASPYKMEFKWGNITQKPGKLYLGIFNWPGSDFYLEGLKNKVKKVYLLSDKQQKVLPFKEYYNSDTDHHRLKIDLPEEAPDKVVSVVVIEIEGSASVETSICQQADKTILLSGILGEARKGNQPAELNFTARGGGANWLDTGINLTWNFKVENAGTFKVDLVTTETGSHGSPVWQGGQIIKISCAGQQSETIVTDDSREYNPRSQYWKLIHTSAGKIKFEEPGTYQLSLVPENFTENKIGFTFKEINLIPVR from the coding sequence ATGAAAAAAATAATTATTCTCATTGCGTTATTAAACGCTTTCACCCCAATGATTTTTGCCCAAAAAAATATCGCACAAGATGAGCGAATGGAATGGTGGCGTGATGCCCGTTTTGGCATGTTTATTCACTGGGGTTTATATGCTATTCCTGCCGGTGAATGGGAAGGAAAAGAGTATCCGCAAATAGGTGAATGGATAATGAAGAACGCGAGGATTCCTGTAGCAGAATATGAAAAACTGGCACAACAATTTAATCCGGTAAAGTTTAATGCACACGATTTTGTAATGACAGCAAAAAATGCCGGCATGAAATACATTACCATCACATCGAAACATCATGACGGCTTTGCCATGTTTAAATCGGAAGCATCAAAGTATAATATTGTAGATGCCACTCCTTATGGTAAAGATGTTATAAAAGCACTGGCTGATGAATGCCACAAGCAGGAGCTAAAATTATGTTTTTATTACTCCCAGTCCCGAGACTGGCATGAACCTAATGGACTGGACAACGATTGGGACTTTCCAAAGGAGCGTGACTTTCAGAAATACCTGGATGAGAAAGTAAAACCACAACTTACGGAATTACTCACCAACTATGGCCTTGTCGGAATGATATGGTTTGACACACCAATGACTATTTCCGAAGAACAGGCGCAAAGCTTGAAGAACCTCGTGCGGAGTTTACAACCAGCATGTATTATCAGTGGAAGACTGGGAGGTGGCGTTGAAACTGATTATAAGTCCACCGGCGACAATGTGATTCCGGCCGAAACGGTTTCTGGCGACTGGGAAGTTCCTGCTACGTTAAATAATACTTGGGGATTTAAGAAAAACGACCATAACTGGAAATCGCCTGAAGCGCTTACACGCTTGCTTTTTGATATTGCAGCAAAGGGAGGTAATTACCTGCTGAATGTAGGCCCTACAGCGGAAGGAGTAATCCCACAGGCATCTGTAGATATCTTGGCTAAAGTGGGCAAGTGGATGAAAACAAATAGTGAATGCATTTACGGGACAAAGGCCAGTCCGTACAAAATGGAATTTAAGTGGGGAAACATCACTCAAAAACCGGGAAAACTGTATCTGGGTATATTTAATTGGCCCGGAAGCGATTTTTATCTTGAAGGACTAAAAAATAAAGTAAAGAAAGTGTACTTGCTATCAGATAAGCAACAAAAAGTGTTGCCCTTTAAAGAATATTACAATTCAGATACTGACCACCACCGGCTAAAAATAGATCTTCCTGAAGAGGCACCGGATAAAGTTGTTTCCGTTGTCGTTATAGAAATTGAAGGATCGGCTAGTGTTGAGACCTCAATTTGCCAACAAGCTGATAAAACTATATTGTTATCCGGGATTTTGGGAGAAGCAAGAAAAGGGAACCAACCGGCTGAACTTAATTTTACTGCCCGCGGAGGAGGTGCCAATTGGTTGGATACCGGAATCAATCTGACATGGAATTTCAAGGTTGAAAATGCCGGAACTTTTAAGGTTGATTTGGTAACAACAGAAACAGGCTCACATGGTTCTCCTGTCTGGCAAGGCGGACAGATAATAAAAATCAGTTGTGCAGGTCAGCAATCAGAAACGATTGTAACCGATGACAGCAGGGAATACAATCCGCGAAGCCAATACTGGAAACTCATTCATACTTCGGCAGGTAAAATTAAATTCGAAGAACCGGGAACATATCAATTGTCGTTGGTTCCTGAGAATTTTACTGAAAATAAAATTGGTTTTACATTTAAGGAAATTAACCTTATTCCGGTAAGATAA
- a CDS encoding alpha-L-fucosidase, producing the protein MMKYILIFALLILSFSSYSQVPSYLKDYKKEYKKDPRAANLHWFQNAQFGMFIHYGLYSQLGKGEWVQLLDTIPLDEYVILKDKFTASGFDADFIVKLAKKAGMEYITITSKHHEGFCLFKTKETDYNSVDSPAHRDLIGELAKACEKGGLGLFLYYSYAADWHHPYFYSREAGWNNARPAYKIRPKEYLYEKPEDFRKYVDYVHAQLRELLTQYPTIAGIWFDPIMGFYANPGAFPIDETYALIRKLSPHVLISFKQGANGDEDFMAPERSGNATVGDKFPIAKEVYEKNKNKPKEVCNTMQPHFSGFHGGATWGYNKAIDGHHLKVEDVRKLLKDAQTNHYNLLLNIGPLPDGSVHPEDIETLSNLKKN; encoded by the coding sequence ATGATGAAGTACATTTTAATTTTCGCATTACTCATTCTGAGTTTTTCCTCTTATAGTCAGGTTCCTTCCTATTTAAAGGATTATAAAAAGGAGTACAAAAAGGATCCGCGGGCTGCCAATCTTCACTGGTTCCAGAATGCTCAATTTGGGATGTTTATTCATTACGGATTATACAGTCAGTTAGGGAAGGGAGAATGGGTTCAACTTTTGGATACAATTCCGCTGGACGAATATGTCATACTAAAGGATAAATTTACTGCGTCGGGTTTTGACGCAGATTTTATCGTTAAGCTGGCTAAAAAAGCTGGGATGGAGTATATTACGATTACTTCTAAACACCATGAAGGATTTTGCCTGTTTAAAACAAAAGAAACGGATTATAACAGTGTTGATTCTCCGGCTCATCGCGATTTAATTGGTGAGTTGGCTAAAGCTTGTGAAAAGGGAGGATTGGGGCTATTCCTTTATTATTCTTACGCCGCAGATTGGCATCATCCCTATTTCTATTCAAGAGAAGCAGGCTGGAACAATGCGCGTCCGGCTTATAAAATAAGACCGAAAGAGTATCTTTATGAAAAGCCGGAAGACTTTCGTAAATATGTGGATTATGTGCATGCTCAGTTACGGGAACTCCTTACCCAATATCCAACAATAGCAGGTATTTGGTTTGATCCGATAATGGGATTTTACGCCAACCCAGGCGCTTTTCCAATTGACGAAACATATGCATTAATTCGTAAACTGTCCCCTCATGTTTTAATCTCATTTAAACAGGGGGCGAATGGCGATGAAGACTTTATGGCACCTGAACGTAGCGGAAATGCTACTGTTGGAGATAAGTTTCCGATAGCAAAGGAGGTTTATGAAAAAAACAAGAATAAACCAAAGGAAGTTTGTAATACCATGCAACCTCACTTTTCGGGCTTTCATGGGGGGGCAACCTGGGGGTATAATAAAGCAATTGACGGGCATCATTTAAAAGTAGAAGATGTAAGGAAGTTATTGAAAGACGCGCAGACGAATCATTACAATCTTTTACTAAACATCGGACCTTTACCAGATGGCTCTGTCCATCCTGAAGATATTGAAACATTATCGAACTTAAAAAAGAATTAA
- a CDS encoding arylsulfatase, whose amino-acid sequence MKRFSFVKLVLLALVYMITFPVFSQNKQPNVIIVITDDQGYGDLNCLGNKVIQTPALDRFYNESVHLSNFHVSPTCAPTRSALMTGRYTDRLNCFHTIAGRSQLFKDETTIAQVFAQNGYKTAMFGKWHLGDNYPFRPEDRGFQEVVRIGGGGITQGPDYWGNDYFDDTYWHNSVPEQYKGYCTDVFFSNALNFIEKHKDESFFVYLATNAPHGPLFVPEKYYNIYKDEQSISESQKRFYGMITNIDDNFKLLENELERLRLKDNTIVIFMTDNGTATGIQYQDGKAFGYDGNMRGKKNSEYDGGHRVPFFIRWPESDINGKRDVNQLTAHIDVFPTLVDLCGLKFVPFKALDGTSLTPLLKGDNDNWNERSIVTDSQREQNLVEWRKSSVMDNTWRLVNGKELYNIKTDPKQTKDLATDYPDKVKLLRVTYEKWWQSIIDEGVNEKYAYIQVGTPYENPTRISAHDLHTGFWGHIWHQYGALEAAPGSGVFKIDFTTAGTYKISLCRYPRASGLAFNEVFPGIKPTLEVNDPMPPSNNVNMQKAVLYLGDYEGLMKKIMQGDKEETFTVYMQKGKYDMETRLYDAENHIYPAYYVYIEKID is encoded by the coding sequence ATGAAAAGATTTAGTTTTGTTAAGTTAGTATTGCTGGCTTTGGTTTATATGATCACTTTTCCTGTATTTAGCCAGAATAAGCAACCCAACGTCATCATTGTGATTACTGACGACCAGGGTTATGGCGATTTAAATTGTTTAGGAAACAAGGTTATCCAAACCCCCGCTTTGGACAGATTTTATAACGAATCAGTGCACCTCTCAAACTTTCATGTGTCACCAACCTGTGCCCCCACTCGTTCGGCACTGATGACTGGTAGGTACACCGATCGTTTAAATTGTTTTCATACCATTGCTGGACGCTCTCAGTTGTTTAAAGATGAAACCACAATTGCTCAGGTTTTTGCACAGAACGGTTACAAAACAGCCATGTTTGGCAAGTGGCATCTCGGAGACAATTACCCATTCCGACCCGAAGACCGAGGTTTTCAAGAAGTAGTACGAATCGGGGGTGGGGGAATCACGCAGGGCCCTGATTACTGGGGAAACGATTATTTCGATGATACTTACTGGCATAACAGTGTTCCGGAGCAATACAAAGGGTATTGTACGGATGTGTTTTTCAGTAATGCTCTGAATTTTATCGAAAAACATAAAGACGAGTCGTTTTTTGTATACCTCGCCACCAATGCTCCTCACGGACCTCTTTTTGTTCCTGAAAAATACTATAATATTTATAAAGATGAGCAATCAATTTCTGAATCGCAAAAAAGATTCTATGGAATGATAACTAATATAGATGATAATTTTAAATTACTTGAGAACGAGCTTGAAAGATTGCGATTAAAAGATAATACCATAGTAATTTTCATGACCGATAATGGTACTGCAACGGGAATTCAGTATCAAGACGGAAAAGCTTTCGGTTACGATGGAAATATGCGGGGCAAAAAAAACAGTGAGTACGATGGAGGGCATAGGGTGCCATTTTTCATCCGCTGGCCGGAATCAGATATTAATGGGAAGCGTGATGTAAATCAACTCACTGCACATATCGACGTTTTTCCAACACTTGTCGATTTGTGCGGACTTAAATTTGTTCCTTTTAAAGCTTTGGACGGTACAAGTTTGACGCCGTTGCTGAAAGGAGATAATGACAACTGGAACGAGCGAAGTATTGTTACAGATTCTCAACGTGAACAAAACCTAGTTGAATGGCGGAAATCTTCGGTTATGGATAATACATGGCGTTTGGTAAATGGAAAGGAACTTTATAATATCAAAACAGATCCGAAACAAACCAAAGATCTGGCCACTGATTATCCGGATAAGGTAAAACTTTTGCGCGTAACCTATGAAAAATGGTGGCAGTCAATAATTGATGAAGGCGTTAATGAAAAATATGCATATATTCAGGTCGGTACTCCTTATGAAAATCCGACACGAATTAGTGCACATGATCTGCATACCGGCTTTTGGGGTCATATATGGCATCAGTACGGTGCACTTGAGGCGGCCCCGGGCTCCGGCGTTTTCAAAATTGATTTTACTACTGCAGGAACATATAAAATAAGTTTATGCCGCTACCCCAGAGCAAGCGGACTGGCATTTAACGAGGTGTTTCCCGGTATAAAACCTACACTTGAAGTTAATGATCCGATGCCACCCAGTAATAATGTGAATATGCAAAAAGCTGTATTATATCTTGGAGATTACGAGGGATTAATGAAAAAAATAATGCAGGGTGACAAAGAAGAAACCTTTACGGTGTACATGCAGAAAGGAAAATACGACATGGAAACAAGACTCTACGACGCTGAAAATCATATTTATCCTGCTTATTATGTTTATATTGAAAAAATAGATTAA
- a CDS encoding RagB/SusD family nutrient uptake outer membrane protein translates to MKNTGIFLLSSLVIFIAFGCSQSFLNELPEDQIAKESFYKTENDMRLAVNAAYAPLRDIFDTDDNRLWDMSTDIGTNPTGSGISDWIFYPTDGLFNRLWSNCYQGINLANIVITKITDVPMDDNTKASLTAEARFLRAIYYHTLVSNFGDVPLILAPQNPDELEVPRTTSDQVYGQITEDLVFAEQSLPSVSALRGTSDLGRATAGAASGYLSRVYLYLNDWSKAAEKAKKVIDSDEYELINDYNSVFSLANENNNESLFEVQFAQSRTPEQNFSMYCWSFSPRGNPQTAHGGGELIIRPEFVSLYEPDDTIRRKTTVFMEGDPFFGIEYNPLWSETGLNVAKYMLSNEDAPSGEIIQGVVAKGSPLNQHLMRYAEILLNYAEAEMQLGKKDEALWGINQVRKRAGIPELEESELTLYTIYHERQIEFAMEGQRLNDLRRTGEATAVLSVYGFEPSIHYVFPIPQNEIERNSMLEQNPGY, encoded by the coding sequence ATGAAAAATACAGGTATATTCTTATTAAGTTCACTGGTAATTTTCATTGCTTTTGGTTGCAGTCAATCCTTTCTTAATGAGTTGCCAGAAGATCAGATAGCCAAAGAGAGCTTTTACAAAACGGAAAATGACATGCGTTTGGCTGTAAATGCCGCATATGCGCCTTTAAGAGACATTTTTGACACCGATGACAATCGTCTTTGGGATATGTCGACTGACATTGGAACCAACCCAACCGGAAGTGGTATATCCGACTGGATATTTTATCCAACGGATGGATTATTTAATCGTTTATGGTCAAATTGTTATCAGGGAATTAATTTGGCTAATATTGTTATTACAAAAATAACAGACGTCCCTATGGATGACAACACAAAAGCGAGTCTTACCGCAGAAGCAAGATTTTTGAGGGCGATATATTATCATACCTTGGTTTCAAATTTTGGCGATGTACCTTTGATACTTGCGCCTCAAAATCCTGATGAGTTGGAGGTACCGAGGACAACTTCTGACCAGGTTTATGGACAAATTACTGAAGATTTGGTTTTCGCGGAACAAAGCCTTCCGTCAGTATCTGCACTGAGAGGAACAAGTGATCTCGGAAGAGCAACCGCCGGAGCAGCATCGGGATATCTCTCTCGTGTATATTTGTATCTTAACGATTGGTCAAAGGCTGCAGAAAAGGCAAAAAAAGTTATTGACTCGGACGAATATGAGTTAATAAATGATTACAATTCAGTCTTTTCTTTGGCAAATGAAAATAACAATGAATCGTTATTTGAGGTGCAATTTGCACAAAGTAGGACACCGGAACAGAATTTTTCGATGTATTGCTGGAGTTTCAGTCCAAGGGGTAATCCGCAAACAGCTCACGGGGGGGGCGAACTGATTATTAGACCAGAGTTCGTTTCCCTTTATGAACCCGACGATACCATAAGGCGTAAAACCACCGTTTTTATGGAAGGTGATCCATTCTTTGGAATTGAATATAATCCACTCTGGTCAGAAACCGGACTCAATGTGGCAAAATATATGTTGTCAAATGAAGATGCACCAAGTGGTGAAATCATTCAGGGGGTTGTAGCCAAAGGTTCTCCGCTGAATCAACATTTGATGCGTTACGCTGAAATACTGTTGAATTATGCTGAGGCAGAAATGCAACTTGGGAAGAAGGATGAAGCCTTGTGGGGAATAAATCAAGTACGAAAAAGAGCTGGAATACCTGAATTAGAGGAGAGCGAACTTACTCTTTATACCATATATCATGAAAGACAAATTGAGTTTGCAATGGAAGGACAGCGCTTGAATGATCTTCGTCGAACAGGAGAAGCAACAGCTGTTTTAAGCGTTTATGGTTTTGAACCTTCTATACATTATGTGTTTCCTATTCCGCAAAATGAAATCGAAAGAAACTCAATGTTAGAACAAAATCCTGGATATTAG